The following nucleotide sequence is from Gemmatimonadaceae bacterium.
TCGCCGCCCTGCCGCACATGACGCACATCCCGTGGCAGCCGTTCGCGGCACCGGGACAGAACGGTCTCGGCGGCCTTGCCGTCGGCCTCTCGATCGCACTCTGGAACTACATTGGCTGGGACAACGCATCCACCGCGCAGGGTGAGGTCCGCGACGCCTCGCGAACGTATCCACGCGCGCTCGCCTTTGCGCTGCCGCTCGTCGTCGCCAGCTATTTCGTACCGCTGCTGCCCGCGTTAGGCGCAACGGATTGGCGGACGTGGACCGAAGGCGGCTGGCCGGAAATCGCGCAAAACGCCGGAGGCTCCGTCGGCCACGCGCTCGCCATCTGGATTGCCGTCGCCGGTATGGTCAGCGCGTTGGCACTGTTCAATGCGCTGCTCCTCAGTTATTCGCGCGTCCCCTTCGCCATCGCCGACGACGGGTATCTTCCGGCGCCCCTCGCGCGAACGGACAACAACGGCACGCCGCGCAACGCGGTGCTGGTCTCCGCGATCGTCTACTCGGCGTTTGTCCTCATTCCCTTCGGCAGCCTCGTCGTCGCAGATGTTCTCCTGTACTCGCTCGCCCTTTCGCTCGAGTTCGCGTCGCTCGTCATGCTCCGTCGACGCGAACCCGACTTGCGCGGTGCATTCCGCATTCCCATCGGCGCCAACGCCGTCACCGCGCTCGCCGCATTGCCGATGCTCGTGCTGCTGGTCGTGATCTTCCTGTCGTTCCGCGACGGCGAGTACGGCCTCCCCGCGCTCATCGGCACCGCCGTCGCGATCGTCCTCGGCCCTCTGACTTTCTATGTGTCTGCTCGCTTGCGCGCTGACACATCAGCGCGCGCCAATACCGCTACCTCCCTGGAGCCGCCGCTTTAGTTCCGGTGTTTTAGATCTGTCCTCCTCACGCTGATCGTCTCACGAGACGGACCCTCCCTGCGCCAATTGTTAGGTTTGGATCTTCCGGGAATTTCGAGATGATTGCGCTTTGCCAGAGTGGCCGCTGACACCACTGACACGACGCTAACGCTAACACCACTGACGGGTGGAGTTGACCCGATTTGGTGGACACCTCAAATAGTGCTTCGAGGAGGTGTTCATGTCGACAAAAGGAAAGCGCCCGCGGCAGCATACGTCTGAGTTCAAGGTGGAGGTAGTGCGCCTGATGCGAGATCGGTTGGCCACGGGGGTGAGCTTACAGCGCGTGAGCGAAGAACTTGAACTCGGCCCCGATCTGCTCCGCGTCTGGGCCAAACAGGTCGCGGCGGCGCCTAACGGCGCGACGCCGAAGCAGATTTTTCCGGGTCCCGGCCGGCGGCGCGGGTATACGGAAGTGCGGACCGCCGTGCCCGATCTGCGCCCGCTCACCCCCGAGCAGGAACTCGCGCGCTTGCGCCGCGAGAATGAGCGCCTGCGCCAGGAGCGAGACTTCTTAAAAAAAGCGGCGGCGTTCTTCGCGAAGGAGTCGCGGTGAAGTACGCCTGCATTGCCCAGCATCACGGGGACCGGGTGCCGCGCGAGCAGCGCTATCCAGTGCGACTCATGTGTCGGGCGCTCGAGGTCTCCCCCTCGGGCTTCTACGCCGCCCAAACCCGCGCGCCGAGCGCCCGCGTCCAGGAGGATCAGCGACTCCGCCTCGCTCCTTTGTCAGCGGTTTCAGCGCCGTGTCAGTGGCCTCAGCGGCCTCTCCCGATGCCAGTGCTTCGCACGGTTCCCAGAATTTCCTGAAGAACCCAGTACAGTCCCGTCGATCCCCGCCGCGAACTTCGTGGCGGGACTGCGCGTGAGGACTGTCTCACGAGAGAGACACTCGACCTCCAATTGTAAAATTTCTCTGATCGGCACTTGACACGGTGCCTAACGTCTCCGAGACGAAAAATCATATGCGGCAAGAGCTCCGCTCACGACGTTCTTTCGCGGTCAGTTCCTGACGCAAGCAACCGCATAGCGAGTTGCCTGAGCACGCGCAACATCAACGATCATTAGTAGTTACACAATCTCCGCGATCGCATGCGTAGGGTTAGACTCGCGCTCGGTCGTGAGACGTCGTGACGCCCGCGGAGTGCTCACGCATTCGACGGCGGTACGCACCGCCCCTTGCGCAAAATGCCTATATATAGGGGGACGAGAGACGCGGTTTTGATCGTGACCGACGCTCCTCGATCACGAACTCGTTTCCCGAACGCTCACAGTTCGTTCGGCACTTCGATGCGCTTACCGCGAGATGTTCGTTG
It contains:
- a CDS encoding APC family permease; translation: MLKRTLTTLPLVFILYFSTSGGAFTTETLVHEVGPGLALLILLLVPLVYSIPEVLIVGELASMLPLEGGYYRWVQRAFGQFWAYQNGWLTWMYSLVDMAIYPVLFNQYLAYFAPSLGRVERWIVALLVIWSATAINLRGAFRVGRTSVIAGLFVIIGFFTLALAALPHMTHIPWQPFAAPGQNGLGGLAVGLSIALWNYIGWDNASTAQGEVRDASRTYPRALAFALPLVVASYFVPLLPALGATDWRTWTEGGWPEIAQNAGGSVGHALAIWIAVAGMVSALALFNALLLSYSRVPFAIADDGYLPAPLARTDNNGTPRNAVLVSAIVYSAFVLIPFGSLVVADVLLYSLALSLEFASLVMLRRREPDLRGAFRIPIGANAVTALAALPMLVLLVVIFLSFRDGEYGLPALIGTAVAIVLGPLTFYVSARLRADTSARANTATSLEPPL